One Phocoena phocoena chromosome 5, mPhoPho1.1, whole genome shotgun sequence genomic region harbors:
- the NPY2R gene encoding neuropeptide Y receptor type 2 codes for MKMGPLGAEADENQTVEEMKVEQFGPGHTTPRGELAPNSEPELIDSTKLIEVQIVLILAYCSIILLGVIGNSLVIHVVIKFKSMRTVTNFFIANLAVADLLVNTLCLPFTLTYTLMGEWKMGPVLCHLVPYAQGLAVQVSTITLTVIALDRHRCIVYHLESKISKRISFLIIGLAWGISALLASPLAIFREYSLIEIIPDFEIVACTEKWPGEEKSIYGTVYSLSSLLILYVLPLGIISVSYIRIWSKLKNHVTPGAANDHYHQRRQKTTKMLVCVVVVFAVSWLPLHAFQLAVDIDNHVLDLKEYKLIFTVFHIIAMCSTFANPLLYGWMNSNYRKAFLSAFRCEQRLDAIHSEVSVTFKAKKNLEATENNGPNDSFTEATNV; via the coding sequence ATGAAAATGGGCCCATTAGGTGCAGAGGCTGATGAGAACCAGACAGTGGAAGAAATGAAAGTGGAGCAGTTCGGTCCAGGGCACACCACTCCTAGAGGGGAGCTGGCCCCTAACTCTGAGCCGGAGCTTATAGACAGCACGAAGCTGATTGAGGTACAGATCGTCCTTATATTGGCCTATTGCTCCATCATCTTGCTTGGGGTGATTGGCAATTCCTTGGTGATCCATGTGGTGATCAAATTCAAGAGCATGCGTACAGTAACCAACTTTTTTATTGCCAATCTGGCTGTGGCGGATCTTCTGGTGAACACCCTGTGCTTACCATTTACACTTACCTACACCTTAATGGGGGAGTGGAAAATGGGTCCCGTCCTATGCCACTTGGTGCCTTATGCCCAGGGACTGGCGGTACAAGTGTCCACCATCACCTTGACAGTAATTGCCCTGGACCGGCATCGTTGCATTGTCTACCACCTGGAGAGCAAGATTTCCAAGCGAATCAGCTTCTTGATTATTGGCTTGGCTTGGGGTATCAGTGCCCTGCTAGCAAGCCCCCTGGCCATCTTCCGGGAGTATTCATTGATTGAGATTATTCCGGACTTTGAGATTGTGGCCTGTACTGAGAAGTGGCCTGGTGAGGAGAAGAGCATCTATGGCACTGTCTACAGTCTTTCTTCCTTATTAATACTGTATGTTTTGCCTCTGGGCATCATCTCTGTTTCCTATATTCGTATCTGGAGTAAACTTAAGAACCATGTCACCCCTGGAGCTGCTAATGACCACTACCATCAGCGGAGGCAAAAAACCACCAAAATGctggtgtgtgtggtggtggtatTTGCAGTCAGCTGGTTGCCGCTCCATGCCTTCCAACTTGCTGTCGACATTGACAACCATGTCTTGGACCTGAAGGAGTACAAACTTATTTTCACTGTGTTCCACATCATTGCCATGTGCTCCACCTTTGCCAACCCCCTTCTCTATGGCTGGATGAACAGCAACTACAGAAAGGCTTTCCTCTCAGCCTTCCGCTGTGAGCAGAGGTTAGACGCCATTCACTCCGAGGTATCTGTGACATTCAAGGCTAAAAAGAACCTGGAAGCCACAGAGAACAATGGTCCTAATGATTCTTTCACAGAGGCTACCAACGTCTAA